A window of Malania oleifera isolate guangnan ecotype guangnan chromosome 5, ASM2987363v1, whole genome shotgun sequence contains these coding sequences:
- the LOC131156081 gene encoding DNA polymerase II subunit B4-like, whose amino-acid sequence MVYDKGSTGWYLKAAKSTQAPPTSVAASASASASASAPVSTAAQSSSTQELGSSSEAPSWFLSFQQDFSGFSSEARIGLQNIKAKVTSLDKWVTLIEKNHAKTSMSSNPMDISSASQSANDDDGDDDDDEGNSENEGDEENTEEEGTQEEGGKEVEKGDDSVEEY is encoded by the coding sequence ATGGTCTATGATAAGGGAAGTACCGGATGGTATTTGAAGGCTGCTAAGTCTACACAAGCACCACCTACATCTGTAGCCGCTTCAGCTTCAGCTTCAGCCTCAGCCTCTGCTCCTGTATCAACAGCAGCTCAATCCTCTTCCACACAAGAACTTGGCTCATCTTCAGAAGCACCTTCTTGGTTTTTATCCTTTCAACAAGACTTTTCTGGTTTCTCTTCTGAAGCACGCATTGGTCTTCAGAATATCAAGGCAAAGGTCACATCACTTGATAAATGGGTCACTCTTATAGAAAAAAATCATGCCAAAACTTCTATGAGCAGTAatcccatggacattagctctgctTCTCAGAGTGCaaatgatgatgatggtgatgatgatgatgatgaaggaaATTCTGAAAATGAAGGTGATGAAGAAAACACTGAAGAAGAAGGGACTCAAGAAGAAGGAGGCAAAGAAGTAGAGAAAGGAGATGATTCTGTAGAAGAATATTAG